From Segatella copri, the proteins below share one genomic window:
- a CDS encoding two-component regulator propeller domain-containing protein, with protein sequence MKTITLLITILFMTLPLSAIDKGSWEIYTSYNDITEIEPAGNQVFALASNGLFSYHIKNGSVTTYDKANTLSDFDINHIAWNKNTKKLVITYTNGNIDLLDANGNIINIPDLYLKSMTDNKQINHIYISGTNVYLSLSFGIIKLDTKEGKILDAYKLGFNVNYSYIEDNCLYAASKEAGLYRGFLKNNLIDKNNWEKAGNFKEQTMNSTNVYDTTNKYWWTVKEGKLTYYTLNTDKEKIYQTEGIIPDGPASNKFYRLYINKNKLYAVAGAWSQEKDCNNMGEVHVWNGEKWEEFEQPSDASLGHLYRDLLCLDFDPSKEGHIMVGSKAGLYEFQDGKFIKCYNKDNTSVITSPLGNNYTIISSVKYDATGKLWLLNSLGDNSILSFDQTTQEWKHYPHSEIGSNDRYNLTGLIIGKNNGNIWFVNNYYEKNRLYKYNYNTDELTMYGPTFTNEDGRDITPIYVHCLAEDRNGNIWIGTTSGPLYLSMSDIKNGNNIFTQHKVPRNDNTNYADYLLDNSNIRCIAVDGANQKWFGTDNGVYLVSDDCNTQIYHFDTDNSPLISNIVYSIAVNNITGKVYFATDKGLCSFNNGIVGSNSEMTKDNVYAYPNPVKPDYTGKINIVGLSFNANIKIVSTNGTLINEGRSAGGSYSWDGCDLNGKKVASGIYMVETATESGEKGIVCKIAIIR encoded by the coding sequence ATGAAGACAATAACATTATTAATTACAATACTATTCATGACACTTCCCTTATCGGCCATAGATAAGGGAAGTTGGGAAATATACACCAGTTATAACGATATAACAGAAATCGAACCAGCAGGAAACCAAGTGTTTGCCTTAGCGTCTAACGGACTTTTCTCTTATCATATAAAAAATGGTTCAGTTACTACATACGATAAAGCAAACACTCTTTCTGACTTTGATATTAATCATATTGCTTGGAATAAAAATACAAAAAAGTTGGTAATCACATATACCAATGGAAATATTGACTTATTGGATGCCAATGGAAATATAATTAATATACCTGATTTGTATCTGAAAAGTATGACTGATAATAAACAGATAAACCATATATATATAAGTGGGACAAATGTTTATTTATCTCTCTCTTTTGGAATTATTAAACTAGATACAAAAGAAGGAAAAATACTCGATGCATACAAGTTGGGCTTTAATGTTAACTATAGTTATATAGAAGACAACTGCCTTTATGCAGCTTCGAAAGAAGCTGGCTTATACAGAGGATTTTTAAAGAATAACTTGATAGATAAGAATAATTGGGAAAAAGCCGGTAATTTCAAAGAACAAACAATGAATTCTACTAACGTCTATGATACAACTAATAAGTATTGGTGGACGGTAAAAGAAGGTAAATTGACTTACTATACCCTGAATACAGATAAGGAAAAAATATATCAAACAGAAGGTATTATTCCTGATGGGCCTGCATCTAACAAATTCTACCGTTTATACATTAATAAAAATAAATTATATGCAGTAGCGGGTGCTTGGTCACAAGAAAAAGACTGTAATAACATGGGAGAAGTGCATGTTTGGAATGGAGAAAAATGGGAAGAATTTGAGCAACCTTCAGATGCTTCATTAGGCCATCTGTACAGAGACCTGCTCTGTCTTGACTTTGACCCATCAAAAGAAGGACATATCATGGTAGGTTCAAAGGCTGGATTATATGAATTTCAAGATGGAAAATTCATAAAGTGTTACAATAAAGACAATACAAGCGTTATTACATCACCGTTGGGTAATAATTATACTATTATTTCATCTGTAAAATATGATGCAACAGGAAAATTATGGCTTTTAAATAGCTTAGGAGATAATTCTATTCTATCATTTGACCAAACTACACAAGAATGGAAACACTATCCTCATTCGGAAATAGGTTCTAATGACAGATATAATCTAACAGGATTAATTATCGGCAAGAATAATGGGAATATATGGTTTGTAAACAATTATTATGAAAAGAATAGACTATATAAATATAACTATAATACAGATGAATTAACAATGTATGGACCTACATTTACCAATGAGGATGGAAGAGACATTACTCCAATTTACGTACATTGTTTGGCAGAAGACAGAAATGGTAATATTTGGATAGGAACAACATCTGGTCCTCTTTATCTTTCAATGTCAGACATCAAAAATGGTAACAATATATTTACACAACATAAAGTACCTCGTAATGATAATACTAATTATGCAGACTATCTATTAGATAATAGTAATATACGTTGTATAGCAGTAGACGGAGCAAACCAGAAATGGTTCGGTACCGATAATGGAGTATATTTGGTTAGTGATGATTGCAATACACAAATTTATCATTTTGATACAGATAATTCTCCATTAATATCGAATATTGTATATAGTATTGCTGTCAATAACATTACAGGAAAGGTATATTTTGCTACAGATAAAGGACTGTGCTCTTTCAATAATGGAATTGTCGGTTCTAACTCTGAAATGACCAAAGATAATGTCTACGCATATCCAAACCCGGTGAAACCAGATTATACTGGCAAAATAAACATCGTTGGATTATCTTTCAATGCTAATATTAAAATTGTATCAACAAATGGAACTTTAATAAACGAAGGCAGAAGTGCAGGAGGCAGTTATTCCTGGGATGGTTGTGACCTAAACGGTAAGAAAGTAGCCAGCGGTATCTACATGGTAGAAACTGCGACAGAGAGTGGTGAAAAAGGAATTGTTTGTAAAATAGCTATTATTCGATAA
- a CDS encoding acyltransferase family protein yields the protein MTENNILSRQNTLWMQGVSALLIMLMHFVMQLEDYPRFFNILGSVAVAVFLFISGFGINESHKINGINNFWKKRFLRVIIPCWTIFLFQLPFVEHFNSVQLLKNLTFYASDLWFVDYIIRWYLVYWISRRFFTKNTKYILFVFGIYNVFQQQLYSEQAFSFFCGYLASEYVGKLNKLNKKHVLKYTCLSVIYGIIFLLIKEIPTIQQIKGSILFNVILLNIKLPLAMSIIAAPFLFPLLKKIGIFNKLGKISYELYIVHYNFMPAITGIISIFIYSAYSIIISVIFRRINQLLSKKSYFIYSLTGILYIGICYTLMCKYSMRVTEHYGYICIGYALVLALDILFFATKEEEEKKINKYLPYLFAATTTVFVIVLLIVQYHFDPLTNKVDRWSALAYPIQNLFNGQFPYSAKTHLGGNASPFPIWLVFHIPFYLLQNVGLSEIFTCMIFIYSIKLLSGYKAAIKATLLLFLSINLWYEVAVRSDLISNFFLLAAFINILQVYQINFKQHPWILSVCVGLWLSTRLSVAFPLFILFFPYYIKLKVKKQILIPLLIVGVFSMTFLPLILWDAKELFGAENNPFSLQFRQGSPIATIFLVTIALTMSLTWKGSYQFQVLYSVIILLLIPIISYGYSMYIYGNWTDIFNSNYDITYIDAAIPFAITILSLPKLKG from the coding sequence ATGACAGAAAATAATATATTATCACGTCAAAATACTTTATGGATGCAAGGTGTATCAGCATTATTAATCATGCTGATGCACTTTGTTATGCAGTTAGAGGACTATCCTCGCTTTTTTAATATTTTGGGTAGCGTAGCTGTTGCTGTTTTCCTATTTATTTCAGGATTTGGCATTAATGAAAGCCATAAAATAAATGGCATCAATAACTTTTGGAAAAAGAGATTTCTTCGTGTAATCATCCCATGCTGGACTATCTTTTTATTTCAACTACCATTCGTTGAACATTTTAATTCAGTACAACTTCTAAAGAATTTGACTTTTTACGCTTCAGATCTCTGGTTCGTCGATTATATCATACGATGGTATCTTGTATATTGGATAAGCAGAAGATTTTTTACGAAAAATACGAAATACATTCTTTTTGTCTTTGGAATATATAATGTATTCCAGCAACAACTATATAGTGAACAAGCTTTCTCCTTTTTCTGTGGATACTTAGCATCAGAATATGTTGGGAAGCTGAACAAACTAAACAAAAAGCATGTATTGAAGTATACTTGCCTAAGCGTAATATACGGAATTATATTCCTGTTAATCAAAGAAATACCAACTATTCAGCAAATAAAGGGATCGATACTGTTTAATGTTATACTGCTTAACATTAAACTGCCGTTGGCTATGTCTATCATAGCCGCACCTTTCCTTTTTCCACTATTAAAAAAGATTGGTATATTCAATAAATTAGGTAAAATCAGTTACGAATTATATATAGTTCACTACAACTTTATGCCAGCCATCACTGGTATTATATCCATATTCATCTATTCTGCATATTCAATTATCATAAGTGTTATTTTCAGAAGAATCAATCAGCTTCTAAGTAAAAAAAGCTATTTCATTTATAGCTTAACCGGCATTCTCTATATAGGAATATGCTATACGCTCATGTGCAAATATAGCATGAGAGTTACCGAACACTATGGATACATCTGTATTGGATACGCTTTAGTTTTGGCTTTAGATATACTCTTCTTTGCAACAAAAGAAGAAGAAGAGAAAAAAATAAACAAATATTTACCCTATCTGTTTGCTGCAACAACTACAGTTTTTGTAATAGTACTATTGATAGTACAATACCATTTTGACCCTTTGACCAACAAAGTTGATCGATGGTCAGCCTTAGCTTATCCTATCCAAAATCTTTTCAATGGACAATTTCCGTATTCTGCCAAAACACATCTAGGCGGAAATGCATCACCATTTCCTATATGGCTGGTATTCCATATACCATTCTATCTATTACAGAACGTAGGATTATCAGAAATATTCACTTGCATGATATTTATCTACAGTATTAAGTTATTATCAGGTTACAAAGCAGCCATCAAGGCTACACTTTTATTGTTCCTTTCTATTAACCTTTGGTATGAAGTAGCTGTAAGAAGCGATCTCATATCAAACTTCTTTCTGCTAGCAGCTTTTATCAATATACTGCAAGTCTATCAAATTAATTTCAAACAGCACCCATGGATTCTGTCTGTGTGTGTAGGTTTATGGTTATCTACCAGACTGAGCGTAGCATTTCCTCTGTTCATTCTATTTTTTCCATACTATATAAAATTAAAAGTAAAGAAGCAGATTCTTATCCCACTTCTTATTGTGGGAGTATTTTCAATGACATTTCTACCATTAATATTATGGGATGCCAAGGAGTTATTTGGAGCTGAAAATAATCCTTTTTCCTTACAGTTTAGACAAGGTAGCCCTATTGCAACAATATTCCTTGTTACAATAGCTCTTACCATGTCACTAACCTGGAAAGGTAGTTACCAATTTCAGGTTCTATATTCTGTTATAATACTACTGCTCATCCCAATAATCTCCTATGGATATTCTATGTATATTTATGGGAATTGGACAGATATATTTAATTCAAACTACGACATAACCTATATAGATGCAGCCATTCCATTTGCAATAACAATTCTATCTCTTCCTAAACTTAAAGGCTGA